TTCACGCCCCGTTCTTGGCACCGTCCTCAACAAGGCCGGACAACTGGCGGCCACACCGGCTAGCATGAGAACACTCTTGGGGAACTGACCTATTATGTACGAAACGTTTTACAATCTTCGCGCCAAGCCCTTCGCGCTCCTGCCGGACAGCGACTTCCTCTATGCCGGCGCGATGCATCGAGCGGCCTATGGCCTGCTGGAGTACGGCATTCTCAGCCAAGCCCCGTTCATGGTCCTCTCCGGCGATCCCGGCATGGGTAAAACGTCGCTGCTACAAAAACTTATTGCTGAACATGGTCAAAAACATTCGATCGGGCTCATCACCAACGCGCGCTACGACATTGAGCACTTGTTACCCTGGATTCTGCTCTCCCTCGGCTTAAGCACCAAGCAACTCGATCCGGTCGAGGCCTATCACGTCTTCACGCAATTCCTGGCACAAGAATCGAAGCAACACCGCCGAGTCATTCTCATTGTCGATGAAGCGCAAAGTCTCGGCGTCGAGTTGCTCGAAGAGCTTCGCCTGCTCTCGAATTTGAACGACGGGAAGACACTCAAACTACAGATTATTCTGTCTGGCCAGCCCGATCTTCAGGCACTGCTCCAACGGATCGACATGACGCAGTTCGCTCAGCGCATCGTGGTCGACTATCATCTGGAGCCGCTCACCGAAACGGAAACGGGACATTGCATCCGCCACCGGCTGCAGGTTGCCGGCGGATCTCCCTCGCTGTTCACGAACAAGTCTTGCGCCCTGATCCATCGACTGACGAAGGGGAATCCCCGGCTCATCAATCAAGTCTGCGAAATCGCACTCACTTATGGGTTCGCCGAACAGGCAAGGGTCGTCACCTCTAAACTCGTCGCACAGGCGGCGTTGGACCGAAGCAAAGGCGGCATTCTTCCGCTCGCCGGACGTGAGGAACTGGCGATCCTGGCGGCCGCTCCCGAAGATACGACGGAGATCGATGCCGTTATTCCGCAGGCTCGGACTGTCCCTCAAAGCGCCCCTCAGACCGCAGCCGTCACGCGCGCGCGCTCGACAGAACAGAATTCCGAAGCGCTCTATCAAGACGGGCTGCGCATGAAAAACGAGAACCGTCTTGAGGAGGCCCTGGCCCTATTCGAAGAGGCGAGTAAAAGCCCCGCGTTGTGGTTGAAAGCACATGCGCAAATCGGTATTTGCTGCAGAACTATGGGCAATACGCGTGCCGCCATCCAGGCTTTCCGCGTCGCCCTGAACGATTCCTCTGCCTCACCCAAAGAAGTCCTTGATGTGCAATACCTGCTCGCCCGGGCCCTTCAATCCGCTCTCCAGAACAAGGAAGCCCTGACGGTGTATCGCCAACTCGCGCGCGCCCAACCGGATTACCGCGATGTCACTGGCCGAATCAAACAACTCGCCGCTTCCACTACCGGACGTACGAACGGTGGCCCTAAATCCGACACGTCCGACTCTTGGGTCAGCCAGGCATTTGACAGCCTCCACCGCTTGATCGGCACGCATCGCCCCTAAGCACCAAGCCGACCGTTTGAGGTTTGAGGCATCCCCCTCTGGACTCCAACTTTCAGCCTCTACCAACGTTCTCCCGCTCAAGCCTGTTTCCATTTCCGCCGATAGAGATAAGACACGAGTACATCTATGAGTCTTGAAATCATCCAAATCATTGAAGCCGATCAAGACCAGGCCCGGGCCATCGATCAAGTCCTCCGCAAAGCCTCGTTTCGCACCAATATCGCTTTTGACGGACAGACCGGCATACAGGATATCTGGAAGAACCGGCCCGCCTTAGTCGTGCTGGATCTCATGGTGCCGGGTATCGGCGGAAAAGATTTGTGTCGACGGCTGCGCGAAGACCCGCAAACCAAGTCCATGGGGATCATTCTGGTGACGGCGCTGACCTCGGAAGACGCTCGCGTGGCCGGGCTGGAAAGCGGAGCCGACGATATTCTGACAAAACCCTACAGCCCTCGTGAGCTGGTGGCTCGGGTGCACGCCGTGTTGCGGCGTCTCGCCGCCAGCATGCCGGAAAGTCTCGACGATCTCGACGATGATCTCGTACTCGACAGCACCCAATACGTCGCCACGTTCCGTGGGCGCCGGCTGGTCCTGACCAAACCAGAATGGCACACGCTCCTGCGTTTGGCCAAGACCACGGGAAAGGTGGTGCCGCGAGAAGAACTCCGCAGCCTGTTATGGGGCAACGATCCTCTCACTCACGATCGTGAACTTGATCAACTCGCAGCCTCACTCAATCAGAAATTTGCGGACCGGGACGGGGCTGAGCCCCTCATTGCCAAAGTCGCAGAAACCGGCTACCGGCTTCTGCGAAAAGAACGAGTCCTTCCCCTCAGCGCCTAGTTGCCACACGACACCCGCGGCATTCATTCACTCCACCTCACAAGTATGCTAGCGTACCTCTACACCAAGGAGATTCGCTGTATGGATTGTGTATTGATGCGCCATGGCATCGCTGTCGAGATAGGGGAATGGTCCGACCGTGACGAGACGCGCCCCTTGACCGATCAAGGCAGAAAGAAGGTACGCCAAGTGGCGAAGGGCCTCGCTGCCATGGAACTCGCGCCCACACACCTCTTCACGAGCCCTCTCACTAGGGCCAGGGAAACCGCCGCGATCATCAACACCGTGCTCTGTCCTTCTGTCACCATATCCGTGTGCAAGGCCTTGGAGCCAGGCTCCACGCCGCAATTTCTGACGGCTTTCGTTCGAACCCTCCCGGAACATTCCGTCATCCTCTGTGTGGGACACGAACCGTTGCTGGGGACAATGGCCGGCTACCTACTCAGCGGACAGGTGTCACGGAATTATCCGATGAAGAAGGCCGGAGTCGGCCTGATCCATCTGCCCGGACAGGCCAGGGCAGGGGAAGGACTGCTCCATTGGTGGTGCACTCCCACACAACTCCGCGCGTTGGGACAGGCCAGGAAGAACAAGAGTACATACAAAGAGTGATGAGAACAGGCGAGGTCACACCGGCTGCGGTACTTCGCTGAACTGCACGCGCCGACGAAAGACCTGTTCCAGTAGATCCGTCCGCTGCGAAGCCGACCACATCTCCATGGCCGCATCGCCGCTGACCGTGGCCATGATGGTCAAGGTCTGACCGATCTTCACATTGACCGTCTGCACCACGGAAAAGTGCGTCCGGTCCAAGGCATCGGCCACTCGCAAGAGAGCCGAGAGAATCCGTACGGTCCGTTTGAGCTTCAACGAGAGATCCGCATAGCCCTCATGCTTGGCTGCCGGCATGGACCGGCGATGATACCGGGCGATATTGGCGACCACCTCG
This is a stretch of genomic DNA from Nitrospira lenta. It encodes these proteins:
- a CDS encoding AAA family ATPase, which codes for MYETFYNLRAKPFALLPDSDFLYAGAMHRAAYGLLEYGILSQAPFMVLSGDPGMGKTSLLQKLIAEHGQKHSIGLITNARYDIEHLLPWILLSLGLSTKQLDPVEAYHVFTQFLAQESKQHRRVILIVDEAQSLGVELLEELRLLSNLNDGKTLKLQIILSGQPDLQALLQRIDMTQFAQRIVVDYHLEPLTETETGHCIRHRLQVAGGSPSLFTNKSCALIHRLTKGNPRLINQVCEIALTYGFAEQARVVTSKLVAQAALDRSKGGILPLAGREELAILAAAPEDTTEIDAVIPQARTVPQSAPQTAAVTRARSTEQNSEALYQDGLRMKNENRLEEALALFEEASKSPALWLKAHAQIGICCRTMGNTRAAIQAFRVALNDSSASPKEVLDVQYLLARALQSALQNKEALTVYRQLARAQPDYRDVTGRIKQLAASTTGRTNGGPKSDTSDSWVSQAFDSLHRLIGTHRP
- a CDS encoding response regulator transcription factor is translated as MSLEIIQIIEADQDQARAIDQVLRKASFRTNIAFDGQTGIQDIWKNRPALVVLDLMVPGIGGKDLCRRLREDPQTKSMGIILVTALTSEDARVAGLESGADDILTKPYSPRELVARVHAVLRRLAASMPESLDDLDDDLVLDSTQYVATFRGRRLVLTKPEWHTLLRLAKTTGKVVPREELRSLLWGNDPLTHDRELDQLAASLNQKFADRDGAEPLIAKVAETGYRLLRKERVLPLSA
- a CDS encoding SixA phosphatase family protein, which codes for MDCVLMRHGIAVEIGEWSDRDETRPLTDQGRKKVRQVAKGLAAMELAPTHLFTSPLTRARETAAIINTVLCPSVTISVCKALEPGSTPQFLTAFVRTLPEHSVILCVGHEPLLGTMAGYLLSGQVSRNYPMKKAGVGLIHLPGQARAGEGLLHWWCTPTQLRALGQARKNKSTYKE